A stretch of Paludisphaera borealis DNA encodes these proteins:
- a CDS encoding PSD1 and planctomycete cytochrome C domain-containing protein — translation MTERRLEASPLRDGLDRYLYAPARACLAVLALAPFSIDARAGEGESRSPGRTAPKTVQFNRDVRPILSDKCFQCHGPDAHQRKGDLRLDTLKDATAASASGERAVVPGKIDDSELVRRIESDDLDERMPPAKSKKQLSAAEAQTLKTWIAEGAEYEGHWAFLPPVASAQPTVSRSDWTRNPIDAWILKQLDKEGLAPSPEAEKVVLIRRLSLDLIGLPPTIAEVDAFLADDRGDAYERLVDRLLDSPHYGERWGRIWLDAARYADSDGYEKDKLRKVHFYRDWVVQAINRDLPYDRFIVEQLAGDLLPKPTQDQLVATGFLRNSMINEEGGIDPEQFRMEAMFDRMEAIGKGVLGLTIQCAQCHTHKYDPITHEEYYQMFAFLNSTHEANIAVYSPAELTKQADLLRAIHETESKLRADHPDWAERMGRWEESTRDRGPSWQVVRTNVDANNGSGQKHYLLDDGSLLAAGYAPTLHTTQFTALKPVPRVSAVRLELLNDQSLPLSGPGRSTKGLFALTDFHVEVAPADRPNERKEVKIVRATADVNPPETVLEPIFDDRSKKRRVTGPIAFAIDGKVETAWGIDAGPGRRNVPRNAVFVLEKPVSFPAGVIVTFKLDQKHGGWNSDDNQNNNLGRFRFSTTDAPNAEADPVPAGVRAILAIDRAKRTPDQTAAVFSYFRTTVPEWKGADDHIDALWKQHPEGSSQLVLEDRERPRETHLLQRGDFLKPGKAVVPGTPAFLNPLPSDKPANRLTFAEWLVDRQAPTTARACVNRVWQAYFGTGIVATSEDLGSQSEAPSHPELLDWLAVDFMDHGWSVKRLQRLIVNSATYRQTSRVSPDLAAKDPYNRLLARGPRQRVDAEIVRDVTLAASGLLDRHVGGDSVFPPAPAFLFEPPSSYGPKQWPEASGTARYRRALYTFRYRSVPYPMLQAFDAPNGDFSCVRRPKSNTPLQALTLLNEPIALDCARSLAALTLKDGGATDADRIVFAFRRCVARKPTAEEVEVLSSLLKRQVERFAAGEIDPRELTADQPATGVAPAQLASWTVLARVLLNLDETITKE, via the coding sequence ATGACTGAGCGTCGGCTCGAAGCGAGCCCACTCCGCGACGGTCTCGACCGTTACTTGTATGCGCCGGCGCGAGCCTGCCTCGCCGTGCTGGCCTTGGCCCCGTTCTCGATCGACGCGCGGGCCGGCGAGGGCGAGTCCAGGTCGCCCGGGCGGACGGCCCCGAAGACGGTCCAGTTCAATCGCGACGTCCGGCCGATCCTCTCGGACAAGTGCTTCCAGTGCCACGGCCCCGACGCCCACCAGCGCAAGGGGGACCTGCGTCTCGACACCCTGAAGGACGCCACGGCCGCATCGGCCTCGGGCGAGCGGGCCGTCGTTCCGGGCAAGATCGACGACAGCGAGCTGGTCCGGCGGATCGAATCGGACGACCTCGACGAGCGGATGCCGCCGGCCAAGTCGAAGAAGCAGCTCTCGGCCGCCGAGGCCCAGACGCTGAAGACCTGGATCGCCGAGGGCGCCGAGTACGAGGGGCACTGGGCGTTCCTGCCGCCGGTCGCGTCCGCCCAGCCGACCGTCTCCCGGTCCGACTGGACCCGCAACCCGATCGACGCCTGGATTCTGAAACAGCTCGACAAGGAAGGGCTCGCGCCTTCGCCCGAGGCCGAGAAGGTCGTCTTGATCCGTCGGTTGAGCCTCGACCTGATCGGCCTGCCGCCGACGATCGCCGAGGTCGACGCGTTCCTGGCTGACGATCGCGGCGACGCCTACGAGCGGCTCGTCGACCGCCTGCTCGACTCGCCCCACTACGGCGAGCGCTGGGGACGGATCTGGCTCGACGCCGCCCGGTACGCCGATTCCGACGGCTACGAGAAGGACAAGCTCCGCAAGGTCCATTTCTACCGCGACTGGGTCGTCCAGGCGATCAACCGCGACCTGCCGTACGACCGGTTCATCGTCGAGCAACTCGCCGGCGACCTGCTCCCCAAGCCGACCCAGGACCAGCTCGTCGCCACCGGGTTCCTGCGGAATTCGATGATCAACGAAGAGGGGGGCATCGATCCCGAGCAGTTTCGGATGGAAGCGATGTTCGACCGGATGGAGGCGATCGGCAAGGGGGTCCTCGGCCTGACGATCCAGTGCGCCCAGTGCCACACCCACAAGTACGATCCGATCACGCATGAAGAATATTATCAGATGTTCGCCTTCCTCAACAGCACCCACGAGGCGAACATCGCGGTCTACTCGCCGGCGGAATTGACGAAGCAGGCGGATCTCCTCCGCGCGATCCATGAGACGGAATCGAAGCTTCGCGCCGACCACCCCGACTGGGCCGAGCGGATGGGCCGTTGGGAAGAGTCGACGCGCGACCGGGGACCGTCGTGGCAGGTCGTCCGCACCAACGTCGACGCCAACAACGGCAGCGGCCAGAAGCATTACCTGCTCGACGACGGCTCGCTGCTGGCCGCCGGCTACGCGCCGACGCTGCACACGACCCAGTTCACGGCCCTCAAGCCGGTGCCGAGGGTCTCGGCCGTGCGGCTCGAACTCCTGAACGACCAGAGCCTGCCGCTGTCCGGCCCAGGCCGGTCGACCAAGGGGCTGTTCGCCCTCACCGACTTCCATGTGGAGGTCGCCCCGGCCGACAGGCCGAACGAGCGGAAAGAGGTCAAGATCGTCCGGGCGACCGCCGACGTGAACCCGCCCGAGACGGTGCTTGAGCCGATCTTCGACGACCGCAGCAAGAAGCGGCGGGTCACCGGGCCGATCGCCTTCGCCATCGACGGCAAGGTCGAGACCGCCTGGGGGATCGACGCCGGCCCCGGGCGGCGGAACGTCCCGCGCAACGCGGTCTTCGTGCTCGAAAAGCCGGTCTCGTTCCCGGCCGGCGTGATCGTCACGTTCAAGCTCGACCAGAAGCACGGCGGCTGGAACAGCGACGACAACCAGAACAACAACCTCGGCCGGTTCCGGTTCTCCACGACCGACGCCCCCAACGCCGAGGCCGACCCCGTCCCCGCCGGCGTCCGAGCGATCCTGGCGATCGACCGGGCGAAGCGGACGCCCGACCAGACGGCCGCCGTCTTCAGCTACTTCCGCACGACCGTCCCCGAATGGAAGGGGGCCGACGACCACATCGATGCGCTCTGGAAGCAGCATCCCGAAGGCTCGTCGCAGCTCGTCCTGGAGGATCGCGAGCGGCCCCGCGAGACGCACTTGCTCCAGCGTGGCGACTTCCTCAAGCCCGGCAAGGCCGTCGTTCCGGGCACGCCCGCGTTCCTCAATCCGCTGCCGAGCGACAAGCCGGCGAACCGCCTGACGTTCGCCGAATGGCTGGTCGACCGCCAGGCGCCCACGACCGCCCGCGCCTGCGTCAACCGCGTCTGGCAGGCGTACTTCGGCACTGGCATCGTGGCGACCAGCGAGGACCTGGGATCGCAGAGCGAGGCCCCGTCGCATCCCGAGCTGCTCGACTGGCTGGCCGTCGACTTCATGGACCACGGCTGGAGCGTGAAGCGCCTGCAACGGCTGATCGTCAACTCGGCGACCTACCGCCAGACGTCGCGCGTCAGCCCCGACCTGGCGGCCAAGGACCCGTACAACCGGCTCCTGGCCCGAGGCCCGAGGCAGCGGGTCGACGCCGAGATCGTCCGCGACGTCACCCTGGCGGCGAGCGGCCTGCTCGACCGGCACGTCGGCGGCGACAGCGTCTTTCCCCCCGCGCCGGCCTTCCTGTTCGAGCCGCCCTCCAGCTACGGCCCGAAGCAGTGGCCCGAGGCGTCGGGCACGGCCAGGTACCGCCGCGCCCTGTACACGTTCCGCTACCGGTCGGTGCCGTACCCGATGCTCCAGGCGTTCGACGCGCCCAACGGCGATTTCTCGTGCGTGCGTCGGCCGAAGTCCAACACGCCGTTGCAAGCCCTGACGCTGCTCAACGAGCCGATCGCCCTCGACTGCGCCCGGTCGCTGGCGGCCTTGACATTGAAGGACGGCGGCGCGACGGACGCCGACCGCATCGTCTTCGCATTCCGCCGCTGCGTGGCCCGTAAGCCGACCGCCGAGGAGGTCGAGGTGCTGTCGAGCCTCCTCAAGCGGCAGGTCGAGCGGTTCGCGGCCGGCGAGATCGACCCTCGCGAACTCACGGCCGACCAGCCCGCCACCGGCGTCGCCCCGGCGCAGCTCGCGAGCTGGACCGTGCTGGCGCGCGTGCTGCTCAACCTCGACGAGACGATTACCAAAGAGTAA
- a CDS encoding AMP-binding protein has translation MTVTSAAAADSVDIEGHGVPRPLSPLPSEWRSLSHAFIKQARLHPSRIAMRDSTGVKLTYGETFLRAAVLSRVLARDLGSEDYVGLILPPMVPSAVANLALGLLGKIPVNLNFTTNQAMIDSAIEQCGIRQVVTSARVLDKCQMQPKAELILLEDVPPRVKLADKLWGAAVSRFAPESTLGKFLPGLTRRGLDDLATVIFTSGSTGEPKGVMLSHRNILSNVHQIEEQIHLHENEVILGILPFFHSFGFTVGLWTPLALGKSVVYHFNPLDARTIGKLCEDHDVTLIAGTPSFTRFYLKNCRPEQFRALTHLLLGAEKLKPETYRDINETLKIEPMEGYGTTELSPVVAVNIPAEMDLGAGRTIHGNRPGTVGVPVPGTSVKTICPDTGADLPKGAVGMICVKGPQVMLGYLNKPEATAKVLRDGWYSTGDLGFVDPDGFLKITDRLSRFSKIAGEMVPHVGVESAIMEATGVDEHHVAVTSLPDPKHGERICVLYTDLGVAPDEVHRRLMAAGVPRLWIPSVRDFVRVDEIPITGTGKIDLRSLRDLAQKQPVA, from the coding sequence ATGACTGTAACGAGCGCCGCGGCGGCGGATTCTGTTGATATCGAGGGACACGGGGTTCCCCGTCCGCTCTCTCCCTTGCCCTCGGAGTGGCGCTCGCTCTCGCACGCCTTCATCAAGCAGGCCCGCCTCCACCCTTCGCGGATCGCCATGCGCGACAGCACGGGCGTGAAGCTGACCTATGGCGAGACGTTTCTCCGGGCGGCGGTCCTCAGCCGGGTGCTGGCCCGCGACCTGGGAAGCGAGGACTACGTCGGACTGATCCTCCCGCCGATGGTCCCCTCGGCCGTGGCCAATCTCGCGCTCGGTCTGCTCGGTAAGATTCCGGTCAATTTGAATTTCACGACCAACCAGGCGATGATCGATTCGGCGATCGAGCAGTGCGGCATCCGCCAGGTGGTCACGTCGGCCCGCGTTCTCGACAAGTGCCAGATGCAGCCGAAGGCGGAATTGATCCTGCTGGAAGACGTTCCGCCCCGCGTGAAGCTCGCCGACAAGCTCTGGGGAGCGGCCGTTTCGCGGTTCGCGCCCGAGTCGACGCTCGGCAAGTTCCTGCCCGGCCTGACCCGCCGCGGGCTCGACGACCTGGCGACGGTGATCTTCACGTCGGGGTCGACGGGCGAGCCCAAGGGGGTGATGCTCTCGCACCGCAACATCCTCAGCAACGTGCATCAGATCGAGGAGCAGATCCACCTCCACGAGAACGAGGTGATTCTGGGCATCCTGCCGTTCTTCCATTCGTTCGGGTTCACGGTGGGACTGTGGACCCCCCTGGCCCTGGGCAAGAGCGTGGTCTACCACTTCAACCCGCTCGACGCCCGGACGATCGGCAAGCTTTGCGAAGACCACGACGTCACCCTGATCGCCGGCACCCCGTCGTTCACGCGGTTCTATTTGAAAAACTGCCGTCCCGAGCAATTCCGCGCGCTCACCCATCTGCTGCTCGGCGCCGAGAAGCTCAAGCCCGAGACGTATCGCGACATCAACGAGACGCTGAAGATCGAGCCGATGGAAGGCTATGGCACGACCGAGCTTTCCCCGGTCGTCGCCGTCAACATCCCGGCCGAGATGGATCTGGGCGCGGGGCGGACGATCCACGGCAACCGTCCCGGGACGGTCGGCGTCCCCGTGCCGGGCACGTCGGTCAAGACGATCTGCCCCGACACCGGCGCCGACCTGCCCAAGGGGGCGGTGGGCATGATCTGCGTGAAGGGTCCGCAGGTGATGCTCGGCTACCTGAACAAGCCCGAGGCCACCGCGAAGGTGCTCCGCGACGGCTGGTACTCGACGGGCGACCTGGGATTCGTCGACCCCGACGGGTTCCTCAAGATCACCGACCGCCTGAGCCGGTTCTCGAAGATCGCCGGCGAGATGGTGCCGCACGTGGGGGTGGAGTCGGCGATCATGGAGGCGACGGGCGTCGACGAGCATCATGTGGCCGTGACCTCGCTGCCCGACCCCAAGCACGGCGAACGGATCTGCGTGCTCTACACCGACCTGGGGGTCGCCCCCGACGAGGTGCACCGCCGCTTGATGGCGGCCGGCGTCCCCCGGCTCTGGATTCCCTCGGTCCGCGACTTCGTCCGCGTCGACGAGATCCCGATCACGGGGACCGGCAAGATCGACCTCCGCTCGCTCCGCGACCTGGCGCAGAAGCAGCCGGTCGCCTGA
- a CDS encoding protein kinase domain-containing protein has product MDLLLRVTSGPHAGEERRIDQSDVLVVGRSSRASFPMVQDVLLSRDHFQIEKHDLACHLIDLGSTNGTKVNGLRVERVLIREGDVITAGESAFEVVVFGSHPGSAVTRSCVGCGARLATRIDGDSRSEEKTGVLDAEAFATIDSGLCSECLAKRRRFPETHPDYLIEELVGEGGMGEVYRATQLSTNRRVAIKMLLVNGAPGDKAFNYFQREIRVLQGLLMPGGKCHPCIVEFYDIFQIDGHFQLVMEYVDGKNALAWAENQKQPLPVATVAQIGRQLLSALAYAHAKGYVHRDVKPSNILVMGPVHRPRIKLSDFGLAKSFADTNLFATMTRQGDVGGSTSFLSPDHIREFRDVKEPADIYSAGATLYYLLTNRYPYLGFDPRRADSYEIILQHPPVPLRAFRPDAPEELERILHKALEKQPRDRWKSAKAMGEALNELAAVTQA; this is encoded by the coding sequence ATGGACCTGTTGCTACGTGTGACCTCGGGACCGCATGCCGGTGAGGAGCGTCGGATCGACCAATCCGACGTCCTCGTGGTGGGCCGTTCCTCGCGCGCGTCGTTTCCGATGGTCCAGGACGTCTTGCTGTCGCGCGACCATTTCCAGATCGAGAAGCACGACCTCGCCTGCCACCTGATCGACCTGGGGAGCACCAACGGCACGAAGGTCAACGGCCTTCGCGTCGAGCGCGTGCTGATCCGCGAAGGGGACGTGATCACCGCGGGGGAGAGCGCGTTCGAGGTCGTGGTGTTCGGGTCGCATCCGGGAAGCGCGGTCACGCGAAGCTGCGTCGGCTGCGGCGCCCGGCTGGCGACCCGGATCGACGGCGACTCGCGATCGGAAGAAAAGACCGGCGTGCTCGACGCCGAGGCGTTCGCGACCATCGACTCCGGCCTCTGCTCCGAGTGCCTCGCCAAGCGCAGGCGGTTCCCGGAAACCCATCCCGACTACCTGATCGAAGAACTGGTCGGCGAGGGGGGGATGGGCGAGGTCTATCGGGCCACCCAGCTCTCGACCAACCGCCGGGTCGCCATCAAGATGCTGCTGGTCAACGGCGCGCCTGGCGACAAGGCGTTCAACTACTTCCAGCGCGAGATCCGGGTGCTCCAGGGCCTGCTGATGCCGGGGGGCAAGTGCCACCCTTGCATCGTCGAGTTCTACGACATCTTCCAGATCGACGGCCATTTCCAGCTCGTCATGGAGTACGTGGACGGCAAGAACGCCCTGGCCTGGGCGGAGAACCAGAAGCAGCCCCTGCCCGTCGCGACGGTCGCCCAGATCGGCCGCCAGCTCCTCTCGGCCCTCGCCTACGCCCACGCCAAGGGCTACGTGCATCGCGACGTCAAGCCGTCGAACATCCTCGTCATGGGCCCGGTCCATCGCCCGCGCATCAAGCTCTCCGACTTCGGCCTGGCCAAAAGCTTCGCCGACACCAACCTGTTCGCGACCATGACCCGCCAGGGGGACGTCGGCGGGTCGACCAGCTTCCTGTCGCCCGACCATATCCGCGAGTTTCGCGACGTCAAGGAACCCGCCGACATCTACAGCGCCGGGGCCACCCTGTATTACCTGCTCACCAACCGATACCCTTACCTGGGATTCGACCCCCGCCGGGCCGACTCCTACGAGATCATCCTCCAGCACCCGCCGGTCCCCCTCCGCGCCTTCCGGCCCGACGCCCCCGAGGAACTCGAGCGGATTCTCCACAAGGCCCTCGAAAAACAGCCCCGCGACCGCTGGAAATCGGCGAAGGCGATGGGCGAGGCGCTCAACGAGCTGGCGGCGGTCACCCAGGCCTGA
- the purL gene encoding phosphoribosylformylglycinamidine synthase subunit PurL gives MLWHLEIRTAPNHPDSTGRRLAQEAVESGLPGPWRATAGRGFLVEGNLSATDLEEAARRVLVDPVVEAFHVRPCPSVEDDAGTVVHVTPKPGVTDPEGESALGLLRDLGYAVDGARSIRTYRIEGPADQLPRLIQRVLANDAVEQVFRGSLRIDRLGEGQAYNFELITVPIRAMDDAALVRTSKDGQLSLSLAEMRTIQGHFAELGRDPTDAELETLAQTWSEHCSHKTLKGRIEFEGRTIQNLLKETIFAATQKLSLDWLVSVFSDNAGVVRFDDEYDVCFKVETHNHPSAIDPYGGANTGIGGVIRDALGTGLGAKPICNTDVFCVAAPDLPPDQVPAGVLHPKRVLKGIVAGVRDYGNRMGIPTVNGALAVDPGYLANPLVFCGTVGVLPRGKAFKSVEAGDRIVAIGGRTGRDGIHGATFSSVELTSQSESISGGSVQIGNAITEKMVLDVIVQARDRALFRSVTDCGAGGFSSAVGEMGAELGAVVDLENAPLKYQGLSYTEIWISEAQERMVLAVPPESWPELRDLCALEGVEATDLGEFVATGRLTLRYHDKVVGDLSMDFLHEGRPLVVRSASFTPPPERPIELPESQDFTADLLAILGHWDVCSKEWIVRQYDHEVQARTVVKPLVGVREDGPGDASVILPVAGSNRGLVISCGINPRYGKIDPYAMAACVIDEAIRNCVAVGADPRRIALLDNFCWGNTERPETLGSLVLAAQACHDLAMAYKTPFISGKDSLYNEYTHDGKSLAIPPTLLISAIGQTPDASRCVTMDFKRAGNLVVVVGSTRREFGGSLWSEVRGVEGGAAPAVDPALGSALFQALFTAIQRGLVRSCHDLSEGGLAVALAEMAFAGGVGAEVSLRDVPCDDDAAVDAALLFSESPSRFLLEIEPDCYGALADLFGGLPLGRLGETRDGADGEPARLTITGLDGSPVVDSTLSALEEAWRRPLRW, from the coding sequence ATGCTCTGGCATCTTGAAATCCGTACCGCACCGAATCACCCCGACTCGACCGGTCGCCGGCTGGCCCAGGAGGCCGTCGAATCGGGCCTTCCCGGCCCCTGGCGGGCGACAGCCGGACGCGGCTTCCTGGTCGAAGGGAACCTGTCGGCGACCGACCTGGAGGAGGCGGCGCGGCGGGTCCTGGTCGATCCGGTGGTCGAGGCCTTCCACGTCCGCCCCTGCCCGTCCGTCGAGGACGACGCCGGCACGGTCGTCCACGTCACGCCCAAGCCGGGCGTCACCGACCCCGAGGGCGAAAGCGCGCTGGGCCTGCTGCGCGACCTCGGCTACGCGGTCGACGGCGCGCGGAGCATCCGCACTTACCGGATCGAAGGCCCCGCCGACCAGCTCCCGCGGCTGATCCAGCGCGTGCTGGCCAACGACGCCGTCGAGCAGGTCTTCCGCGGCTCGCTGCGAATCGACCGGCTCGGCGAGGGCCAGGCGTACAATTTCGAGCTGATCACGGTGCCGATCCGGGCGATGGACGACGCCGCTCTCGTGCGGACGAGCAAGGACGGACAGCTCTCGCTGAGCCTCGCCGAGATGCGGACGATCCAGGGCCATTTCGCCGAGTTGGGCCGCGACCCGACCGACGCCGAGCTTGAGACCCTCGCCCAGACCTGGAGCGAGCACTGCTCGCACAAGACGCTCAAGGGGCGGATCGAGTTCGAGGGCCGGACGATCCAGAACCTGCTGAAAGAGACGATCTTCGCCGCGACCCAGAAGCTGTCGCTCGACTGGCTGGTGAGCGTCTTCTCCGACAACGCCGGAGTCGTCCGGTTCGACGACGAGTACGACGTCTGCTTCAAGGTCGAGACCCACAACCACCCGTCGGCCATCGACCCCTACGGGGGTGCGAACACCGGGATCGGCGGCGTGATCCGCGACGCGCTCGGCACCGGCCTGGGCGCCAAGCCGATCTGCAACACCGACGTCTTCTGCGTCGCCGCCCCCGACCTGCCTCCCGACCAGGTCCCCGCCGGGGTGCTCCATCCCAAGCGGGTGCTCAAGGGGATCGTCGCCGGCGTCCGCGACTACGGCAACCGGATGGGGATTCCCACGGTCAACGGCGCGCTGGCCGTCGACCCCGGCTACCTCGCGAACCCGCTGGTCTTCTGCGGGACCGTCGGCGTGCTGCCGCGCGGCAAGGCGTTCAAGAGCGTCGAGGCGGGCGACCGCATCGTGGCGATCGGCGGCCGGACCGGCCGCGACGGCATCCACGGCGCGACGTTCAGCTCGGTCGAGCTGACCAGCCAGAGCGAATCGATCTCCGGCGGCTCGGTCCAGATCGGCAACGCCATTACCGAGAAGATGGTCCTCGACGTCATCGTCCAGGCGCGCGATCGGGCCCTCTTCCGCTCCGTGACCGATTGCGGCGCGGGGGGCTTCAGCTCGGCCGTCGGCGAGATGGGTGCCGAGCTGGGGGCGGTCGTCGATCTCGAGAACGCGCCGCTCAAGTACCAGGGGCTCTCGTACACCGAGATCTGGATCTCCGAGGCCCAGGAGCGGATGGTCCTGGCCGTGCCGCCGGAATCGTGGCCCGAGCTGCGCGACCTGTGCGCGCTCGAAGGGGTCGAGGCGACCGACCTCGGCGAATTCGTCGCGACCGGCCGGCTCACGCTCCGGTACCACGACAAGGTGGTCGGCGACCTGTCGATGGACTTCCTCCACGAAGGCCGGCCGCTGGTCGTCCGTTCGGCCTCGTTCACGCCGCCGCCGGAGCGGCCGATCGAGCTTCCCGAGTCCCAGGACTTCACCGCCGACCTGCTGGCGATCCTCGGCCACTGGGACGTTTGCAGCAAGGAATGGATCGTCCGGCAGTACGACCATGAAGTCCAGGCGCGCACCGTGGTCAAGCCGCTGGTCGGCGTCCGCGAGGACGGACCGGGCGACGCCTCGGTGATCCTGCCGGTCGCCGGCTCGAACCGGGGCCTGGTGATCTCGTGCGGGATCAACCCCCGGTACGGCAAGATCGACCCGTATGCGATGGCGGCCTGCGTCATCGACGAGGCCATCCGCAACTGCGTCGCCGTGGGCGCCGACCCCCGTCGGATCGCCCTCCTCGACAACTTCTGCTGGGGCAACACCGAACGCCCCGAGACGCTGGGGTCGCTGGTCCTCGCCGCCCAGGCCTGCCACGACCTGGCGATGGCCTACAAGACCCCGTTCATCTCGGGCAAGGACAGCCTCTACAACGAGTACACGCACGACGGCAAGAGCCTGGCCATCCCGCCGACGCTGCTCATCAGCGCGATCGGCCAGACGCCCGACGCCAGCCGTTGCGTGACGATGGATTTCAAGCGGGCCGGCAACCTCGTCGTCGTGGTCGGCTCGACCCGCCGCGAGTTCGGCGGTTCGCTCTGGAGCGAGGTGCGAGGCGTCGAGGGGGGCGCCGCGCCGGCCGTCGACCCCGCGCTCGGGTCGGCCCTGTTCCAGGCCCTGTTCACGGCGATCCAGCGCGGGCTGGTCCGCAGTTGCCACGACCTCAGCGAGGGGGGCCTGGCCGTCGCCCTGGCCGAGATGGCGTTCGCCGGCGGCGTGGGCGCCGAGGTCTCGCTCCGCGACGTCCCTTGCGACGACGACGCGGCCGTCGACGCCGCGCTCTTGTTCTCGGAATCGCCGTCGCGGTTCTTGCTCGAAATCGAGCCCGATTGCTACGGCGCGCTGGCCGACCTCTTCGGCGGCCTGCCGCTGGGCCGGCTCGGCGAGACCCGCGACGGAGCCGACGGCGAGCCGGCGCGGCTCACGATCACCGGTCTGGACGGCTCGCCCGTCGTCGATTCGACGTTGTCGGCCCTCGAAGAAGCCTGGCGGCGACCGCTCCGCTGGTAG
- a CDS encoding NYN domain-containing protein: MLRFVTFVDGSNLDGVLKHLNLRVDDYGAFYRHVFEQSVHYWGRTFAEGSRWPTAQHSRIYWYVVGKMDEWDLNDPKAEARLRARFEMNPRLRDAYVEDVSRRLSDVPMERKVEEAWNLCFGETREWYDNKRRALERKKRFYHGVQSATDFVEIRQEGHWKVDLLHHTVNEKGLDTSLAVDMVALQETYDIALLISGDADGIPGINYVKSRSKHVGVAEFRKGSPADFPAKGTSSRLKIAADFVVQVYESELLRRNLAYRAEPDYQSSLGSSDPSY; this comes from the coding sequence ATGTTAAGGTTCGTCACTTTCGTAGACGGTTCCAATCTGGACGGCGTGCTCAAGCATCTGAACCTCCGCGTCGACGACTACGGCGCGTTCTATCGCCACGTCTTCGAGCAGAGCGTGCACTACTGGGGCCGGACCTTCGCCGAAGGCTCGCGATGGCCGACCGCCCAGCATTCGCGGATCTACTGGTACGTCGTCGGCAAGATGGACGAATGGGACCTGAACGACCCCAAGGCCGAAGCCCGACTGCGGGCCCGGTTCGAGATGAATCCGCGGCTCCGCGACGCTTACGTCGAGGACGTCAGCCGAAGGCTCTCCGACGTGCCGATGGAGCGGAAAGTCGAGGAAGCGTGGAACCTTTGCTTCGGCGAGACCCGCGAGTGGTACGACAACAAGCGACGGGCCCTGGAGCGCAAGAAGCGGTTCTACCACGGCGTCCAGTCGGCCACCGACTTCGTCGAGATCCGCCAGGAAGGACACTGGAAGGTCGACCTGCTGCACCACACGGTCAATGAGAAGGGGCTCGACACGAGCCTGGCCGTCGACATGGTGGCGCTGCAAGAGACCTACGACATCGCGCTTTTGATCTCCGGCGACGCCGACGGCATCCCCGGCATCAACTACGTCAAGAGCCGTTCCAAGCACGTCGGCGTCGCCGAGTTCCGCAAGGGATCGCCGGCCGACTTCCCCGCCAAGGGGACCTCGTCGCGGCTCAAGATCGCCGCCGACTTCGTGGTCCAGGTCTACGAATCCGAACTGCTGCGGCGCAACCTCGCGTACCGCGCCGAACCCGACTACCAGTCGTCGCTCGGCTCGTCCGATCCCTCTTACTAA
- a CDS encoding prephenate dehydrogenase, which yields MRVLDRFGTVAVVGVGLIGGSIGLALRSRGLASTVVGVGRDLQALEQARHRGVIDRATTDLAQGVAEADVVVVCTPVGRVALDVRRASESAPKTALITDAGSTKRRIVEEVEKTPSAAELFVGAHPLAGSERSGSAFSKADLFRDRVCVLTPTAKTPASRLRAARGFWSSLGCRILEMGPVEHDEVVAYTSHLPHALAASLAATVPVDWLPLAAGAFRDGSRVAGADTELWTAIFRENRGPLMTAVGALQDRLATLKYALMNDDEDAIRRWWDDARTRRALFEAQQPPES from the coding sequence GTGCGTGTTTTGGATCGCTTCGGAACGGTGGCCGTCGTCGGCGTCGGTCTGATCGGGGGATCGATCGGCTTGGCGCTGCGCAGCCGGGGATTGGCCTCGACGGTGGTCGGCGTGGGCCGCGACTTGCAGGCGCTCGAGCAGGCGAGGCACCGCGGCGTGATCGACCGCGCGACGACCGATCTGGCCCAGGGAGTCGCCGAGGCCGACGTGGTCGTCGTCTGCACGCCGGTCGGCCGGGTCGCTCTCGACGTGCGGCGAGCCTCCGAATCCGCCCCCAAGACGGCCCTGATCACCGACGCGGGAAGCACCAAGCGGCGGATCGTGGAAGAGGTCGAAAAGACTCCTTCCGCCGCCGAGCTGTTCGTCGGCGCCCACCCGCTGGCCGGGTCAGAACGCTCGGGCTCGGCCTTCTCCAAGGCCGACCTGTTCCGCGACCGCGTCTGCGTCCTCACCCCCACAGCCAAAACCCCGGCCTCACGCCTCCGCGCTGCGCGCGGGTTCTGGTCGTCGCTGGGGTGCCGCATCCTTGAGATGGGGCCGGTCGAGCACGACGAGGTCGTCGCCTACACGAGCCATCTGCCGCACGCGCTGGCCGCCTCGCTGGCCGCCACGGTCCCCGTCGACTGGCTTCCGCTCGCCGCCGGCGCCTTCCGCGACGGCAGCCGGGTGGCCGGTGCCGACACCGAACTCTGGACGGCCATCTTCCGCGAGAACCGCGGCCCACTGATGACGGCGGTCGGCGCCCTCCAGGACCGCCTCGCCACCCTCAAATACGCCCTGATGAACGACGACGAGGACGCCATCCGTCGTTGGTGGGACGACGCCCGAACCCGGCGCGCCCTGTTCGAAGCTCAACAACCCCCCGAATCGTAG